A genomic region of Pelodiscus sinensis isolate JC-2024 chromosome 1, ASM4963464v1, whole genome shotgun sequence contains the following coding sequences:
- the LOC102448045 gene encoding olfactory receptor 51G2-like encodes MSVANNTKFTHTVFFLSGIPGQEDVYLWISVPFCIMYVISIAGNSVILYIIKTDPSLHEPMYIFLYMLSLTDLGILISTIPTILGVLLFNSTEISINACFAQQFFIHLLQCTESAVLLLMAFDRFIAIRNPLRYASILTLPRIAKMGLVFFLRGVVVIFPLPFLLQRFQYCRGNVLSHSYCLHQDVMKLACSDISVNSIYGLFTKLLTMGLDSFLIFLSYMMILKTVLHIASRVECLRALNTCVSHLCAVLLFYTPEISLSVIHRFGKGSSPLLQILLGYVSLLVPPLMNPIVYSVKSKHLRVRIIRVFIK; translated from the coding sequence ATGTCAGTTGCCAATAACACCAAATTCACACATACCGTATTCTTTCTCAGCGGGATACCTGGGCAGGAAGACGTCTATCTCTGGATCTCTGTGCCTTTCTGTATAATGTATGTTATTTCTATAGCAGGAAATTCAGTCATTCTGTACATTATAAAAACAGatccaagcctccatgagcccatgtacattttcctttataTGTTGTCCCTCACAGACCTTGGCATATTGATATCCACCATACCGACAATCCTCGGTGTACTCTTGTTTAACTCAACGGAGATCAGTATCAATGCCTGTTTTGCCCAGCAGTTCTTCATCCATTTGCTTCAATGCACTGAATCCGCCGTGCTCCTGTTGATGGCCTTTGACAGGTTCATCGCAATCCGTAATCCGCTGAGATACGCTTCCATCTTAACTCTGCCCAGAATAGCCAAGATGGGTCTGGTGTTTTTTCTAAGAGGGGTGGTCGTAATATTCCCACTCCCCTTTCTCCTGCAACGGTTCCAATACTGTCGAGGCAACGTCCTCTCCCATTCCTACTGCCTGCACCAGGACGTCATGAAGTTGGCTTGTTCGGACATCAGTGTCAACAGCATCTACGGCTTGTTTACTAAACTCTTAACTATGGGGCTGGACTCGTTTCTCATCTTCCTCTCCTACATGATGATCCTCAAAACGGTGCTGCACATCGCATCCCGCGTGGAGTGCCTCCGGGCCCTGAATACCTGCGTCTCCCACCTCTGCGCCGTCCTGCTCTTCTACACCCCAGAGATCAGCTTGTCTGTCATACACAGATTCGGGAAGGGCTCCTCTCCCTTGCTTCAGattctcctgggctacgtctccctgctggtcccacccctgaTGAACCCCATTGTGTACAGTGTGAAAAGCAAACACCTGCGGGTGAGGATCATCAGGGTGTTCATCAAGTGA